The genomic region CAGACGGCCTGATCGTCGATGCTCGTCAAACGCCGACAGTACATCGCAACCATAGCGATCCTGATAAACGCTCAAGGTTTTGAGAAAGGCGCGGCGGTATAGGCGCGCCAATTGCTGAAATTCCGGCTGCTGGCGCGTTCTGATGATTTCTTTTTCGGCCAGCTCCAGCAACCGGTGCAAATGCCGCACGTACCGGCTTTGCAATAATTCGTCGCGCAGCATGGAAATCAGCGTCGGCGACAGCGAAAGCGTCAGCCGATAGTCGACCTTGTCCTGCCGGAGTCGGTCGAGCACGGCGAGCAGAGGAATATAACACTCGGTAACGGCTTCGAACAGCCAGTTTTCTTCAAAAAAACTGTCGTGCTCGGGATGCCTTACATAAGGAAGGTGGGCGTGCAGAATAATGCCGAGAAATCCTTTTGCCATGGAAGTTAAATGCTTTCCTTGATTCCGAGGCCGGAGGCATTTTTCCATGGAAAATGGGTATCTTCGACCAAAGCCGGTTCCGGAATCAGTTGTATTCCGATGTCCCGCTCCTTGATGAGGTCGATAAACCGAGCGATCAGTTTTAAAGGATATCTGTTCCTGTCGACCGGATGCAGAAAATGAAGTTTGGCATACCACCCCTTGCCGATAGGTTGCCGTTCCGGTTCCTGAGTGGCGAGAAGTAGATCCATTAATCCGGATGCTGCAAAGCTCTCTTCATTCGTATGGGACGGAACAGGCAGACTCCCTTTCCGGGCAGCCGGTAATCTTATGGCGTTTCCCTCTTGGCCGCTTCTTTCATCCTGATCAGGGACGGAGATGATCTTCGAGTGCCCTCGAGGCACCCGTATAGGGTTCGAGCAAGCGTACACATCGAAGCCGTGATTGGGCAGCAATTTACCGAGCGCCGCCGAATAAGCGGCATCGTCGAGCGGTAACCGCACTTTTTGACGGGCATTCAGTTCACGAATCGGCACGTCGAACCAGACGTTCGAACGGCTGTCCCCGGAACTGCCGTGCGGTAGCCAGTAAATGCGAAGGATCAGGTCGTTTCCGACCGATGCCTGCGAGCGGGTCTGTCCATTGTTCGGGCCAATGTTCCAATACGCGTATAAATGATAGGGATCGACCGGTAAGAGAAAAAGCTCCGGTTTGGCAATTTCTTCTTTGGGAGGAAACCTCAGGCTGATTTCCCGGCTGATTTCGTACAACTCTTTCGCGGTCAGCCCCTTTGCCGCCTGCCACGGCTCCTTAAGGCTTGCTGTCAAATTCCCGGAAGATCTCCGGGAATAAGCTCTGACATCCTCCCGCTCGAGAAAAATGTCC from Methylosarcina fibrata AML-C10 harbors:
- a CDS encoding DUF4912 domain-containing protein encodes the protein MREISQEINLRFAPSKVSLVAEDIFLEREDVRAYSRRSSGNLTASLKEPWQAAKGLTAKELYEISREISLRFPPKEEIAKPELFLLPVDPYHLYAYWNIGPNNGQTRSQASVGNDLILRIYWLPHGSSGDSRSNVWFDVPIRELNARQKVRLPLDDAAYSAALGKLLPNHGFDVYACSNPIRVPRGHSKIISVPDQDERSGQEGNAIRLPAARKGSLPVPSHTNEESFAASGLMDLLLATQEPERQPIGKGWYAKLHFLHPVDRNRYPLKLIARFIDLIKERDIGIQLIPEPALVEDTHFPWKNASGLGIKESI